In a single window of the Arachis hypogaea cultivar Tifrunner chromosome 6, arahy.Tifrunner.gnm2.J5K5, whole genome shotgun sequence genome:
- the LOC112697211 gene encoding uncharacterized protein, which yields MLKLLASYNKEVDVVVLDNAPQNAIYTSPSIQKEILHVFARKVQNEIRNEIGNAKFCLIVDEARDESRREQMALVVRFVDKHGFVKERLIDVVHVKDTTSATLKQEICSALSHHNLNIQNVRGQGYDGASNMRGEWKGLQALIIQECPYAYYVHCFAHQLQLALVAAAKEVVDVHAFFQSLSNIINVVCSSCKRNDELRSAYATEISHLVATNQIETGRGANQIGTLKRSGDTRWSSHFNSICSLLRMFGATTSVLEDLATNGSTYSQRGDATYALKSLLSFDFVFILHMMKEIMGITDKLCQALQQKSQDILNAMHLVSSTKSLIQQLRDSSWGALLEKVSSFCNDHAIQIPDMGASFSDIIRSRRKKDVVTVEHHYRVDIFTSVIDFQLKELNSRFSEQATELLILRIVCLKLDRRYTVADRLKYERLHNKGVDSSMVSESFK from the exons atgttaaaattattagctTCTTACAATAAAGAAGTGGATGTAGTTGTTTTGGATAATGCTCCTCAAAATGCAATATACACATCACCTTCTATTCAAAAGGAAATTCTACATGTTTTTGCTAGAAAGGTGCAAAATGAAATTCGCAATGAGATTGGTAATGCAAAgttttgtttgattgttgatgaaGCTAGAGATGAATCTAGAAGAGAACAAATGGCACTTGTTGTTAGATTTGTTGATAAGCATGGATTTGTCAAAGAAAGGCTAATAGATGTTGTTCATGTCAAAGATACTACTTCTGCTACTCTAAAACAAGAGATTTGTTCTGCATTATCTCATCACAATCTCAACATTCAAAATGTTCGAGGTCAAGGGTATGACGGAGCTAGTAATATGCGTGGAGAGTGGAAAGGGTTACAAGCTTTAATTATTCAAGAATGTCCTTATGCATATTATGTTCATTGCTTTGCTCATCAATTACAGCTAGCTCTTGTTGCTGCGGCTAAAGAAGTTGTTGATGTTCATGCTTTTTTCCAAAGTTTGAGTAATATTATCAATGTTGTGTGCTCTTCTTGCAAACGCAATGATGAATTACGATCTGCTTATGCAACTGAAATTTCCCATTTAGTTGCAACTAATCAAATTGaaacaggaagaggagcaaaTCAAATTGGCACATTAAAAAGATCAGGAGATACCAGGTGGAGCTCTCACTTCAACTCAATTTGTAGCCTTTTACGTATGTTTGGAGCAACAACTTCAGTTCTGGAAGATTTGGCTACTAATGGATCTACATATTCTCAACGTGGTGATGCTACTTATGCTCTTAAatctttattatcatttgattttgttttcattttgcatATGATGAAAGAAATCATGGGAATCACTGATAAACTTTGTCAAGCATTGCAACAAAAATCTCAAGACATTTTGAATGCTATGCATCTGGTTTCTAGTACAAAGTCATTGATTCAACAGTTAAGAGATAGTAGTTGGGGAGCACTTTTGGAGAAAGTTAGTTCTTTCTGCAATGATCATGCTATTCAGATACCTGATATGGGTGCTTCTTTTAGTGACATAATTCGGTCTCGTCGTAAAAAGGATGTTGTCACTGTTGAACACCATTATCGTGTTGACATTTTTACTAGCGTGATAGATTTTCAATTGAAAGAGCTAAATAGTAGATTTAGTGAGCAAGCAACCGAGCTCCTCATACTGA GAATTGTTTGCTTGAAACTAGATAGAAGATACACCGTTGCAGATAGATTGAAATATGAAAGACTTCATAATAAAGGTGTTGACTCCTCCATGGTGAGTGAAAGTTTCAAGTAG